The Phosphitispora fastidiosa DNA segment TGAATCTATAACTGCCGGGACATTTAAACTGCTATCTGAATCCAGAGGCTGAGCAACTTCTGTCTCTGGTTCATTGGGTTCTTCATCAGTACCAATTGTTTCATTTGCAGTATCGATTGTTTCATTTGTTATTTCATTTGCTGGGCTGCCAACTACTTCCTCGATGAGCATTTCTAAAGGATCCTTGGTTGGCTCTACAATAACCGGGACACCCACCATATTTAGGGCTTCCTCCATAGCTACCGGGGCCTTCTCCCGGACCACAACTCTGGCAGGAACTCTCACAGACAGAAATTCCCCATTTACCGTCAGTACCAAATCTCCACTGTAAACCCCCGGACCTCTCCTGACATTGAGTTTCATATTCAGGGAATACTCTGCTTCTTCTCCCGACCCTTCATCCATACAAAGGTTTGATGCTTCTTCCTCACCATATACGACTGAGGTAACATCCTCTGCAGCCTCCTGCTGCAATCTGTCAACAGAACCCGCGGAATCAGGCACAAGGATAAAACTCCCCTCTGTCCTATCAATTACTGAAGCAATCTCACCGTCAATCCGCCACCTAACGTTCAAATTCTCACCTGATACATTGTGTATCTTTAATACATCATCAAAATTCCGGCCGGAACCTTCAACTACTTCACCAAAATCCAGGGTAATCTGGCCGTCTTTTTCTTGTGCTACTGTCGGAGTCTCTCCTTTCGGATCACCTGCTGCCGCCGGAAAGGTTGCCTGAGCTTTACCCGGTTCCAAAGATAGAAAACTGTCAATAGAGGCGGCTTGAAAAAAATTGTTGCGGTTTTCTGCCCTTGCCGTGAAATATGAATGTGTTTGAGTAATCAGCCCCGAAATTAAGAGCAGCATCACTGCCACTGCCAAAATAACCGTCCGATAGCGGAAGCTGTTTTCTGCCTTATCAGCCTTCCTTATCCTTTCCAGTTGCTTTCTTTCCCATCTGGTCATATGCCAGCGACACGGAGTCTCTTCTACTCTTTTGACCATGGCTCAGCCACTGCCTCCTGTTTTTTCTTTTCCACTTCACCGGTAATGGCTTTACCTATGCTTCTAAGCTCACTTACAATAATTAAAACTCCGGGAACAATAATCAGCCACACCAGACCCTGCTTTGTCTTGGCAAACTCCACAACCCTGCCAAAATACGGTATGCGAATTGTCTGCTGCCCAATTACATTGTCTGCCGGCACCGGTTTCGAATCAATACTCCCATTAGCATCACCCTTGGTACGATAGCTGACACCGGTATCATCCTTAACCACTTCCGCAACCCGGTGAGTCACAATTCTCTTGGTATCCTCCGGATCTTTAAAGGTTATAACGTCACCCTTTTGGTATTCGGTCTGCTTTTTTTGACCGGATACCGCGATCACATCTCCAGCCTCAAAAACCGGACTCATGCTGCCGCTCAAGACAACCATCAGCCTGTAGTCGGCCAGTTTGGGTAAACCGTCAGGCGAGATTTTGGAGCCTACTGTAAAAAAGACCAGAACTACCATTACCAGTACTAACACTGCAATAAAGGCATTTCCAGCCAACTTCAATATCTTATTTCCCACTTTTACCCCTCCCGCTAAACTGTTTAACCAGTCAAACAAATAATACAGCTCATTTTCCATTTTACACGTATAAATTAGCCATGTCCTGAAAAACATGTCGAGTAATTCTACGCCTAGTTAAGTGAATATTTGTCGTCTTTTGTATTATGGAGGGTAATTTTTACACGTGCTCATTTATTACATTTATGCATAATTCGCCAAAGCTTACTAATACTTGCCTCTATAACTAATGGTATTTATTACCATATAAGTTAATAGCACCTAATACTAGGTTTTTTTATATTTTTTTCGACAGCCCCAAGATAAATATTTTTCAAAATAAAATTTCCCGTGAAAAACATCACGGGAAATAATTATGGCATTAAATTAAACAATAAACGAAATTACTCAACCCTTTTTGTTACTTCCTTGTCCCTATTTTCTTTCTGCACCGTCTTCTTCAGCTTGTCTAACACTTCGGGAACCATAGCAACCACGTTCTCTAAGCTGCCCCTTCCGGAAATCGGCAGCATGCTTACCGAATCCCCTTTAATAACTATTACTGCAGCAGGGGTAAGCCTTGCTCCGGTACCAGCTCCGACGCCCCCTCCCCCTTGGTCTTTAGCATCCTTACCTTCTCCGCCTCCGGTACCAATCCCGAAGGTCACATTGACCACAGGTACCAAGGTTACTTCCCCGATTACAATAGGGTCGCCAATTACGGTTTTTGCTTTGAACATGTTCTCCAGGTGTGAAAAAATGGTATCCATGTTCTGTTTCAGGTCCAAATCAAACACCTCCTTTGATACTTAAGCCCCCGGAGCCGTCCGCCTTGGTGGGACAGCAAGGGCGATCCATACTCTTCTAATTGCGGGATGAAATGCTGTTCTCAGGGTACGCAGCAGAATAAACATGGGAACAGCTGTAACAGTCAGTTTGAGTTTACCTGCCAAAACAGGCTCAAAAAAATTCGGTCTGATATCAACTTTAACTACTCCCCGCGCACCGCATAAGCCATAGGCCATACCACATACAATGCCTGTAGCCGCTGGGTCGCCTAATCCAAGTTCTCCTGATATTTCCAGCCGCGAGTCGGTATCACCTATCATACCCCGAAAATATCGCAACAATACAATAAAGGTGTCAGGTGTCAGGGCTCCAACTGCAGCGCTCAGCCTGCCGGGTAAGGATGCTCTCCTAATACTGTCCTGCTCTGGAACATCTTTATGTTCTTGGCTGTCTTCTTTTCTATGGTGGTTTGTGTCTTCTTTTTTCTTAAGCCTAAACCGTAGACCCGCAACACTCACTTCCGTTTGTCCTGAGAAACTTGTCAAGATATTCAGGAAAAGCACCCTTTTCAGGAACTGCAGGCGGAGTCCGGCCTCCCCCGGCGATGATACTGTGATTGAAGCGCTCCATGGCATTATCATCGTAAATATTGACAGCAAAATAACTGCCCACAGCACAATTAATATAGCTGCCCACCAGTCCATGAGTATCACCCCATGGAATCACTTCGACTTTTTTCTTATTTTCCCTTTTTTTACTGCATTTCTGGTTTACCGAAGCTTAGTTTTTCACTGTCAGCCGGCTATCCTGACAATGCCGTTCCAAATAAAGGTCAGTGCCAGGCCGATCAGAAATGCTCCGCAGACAGCAATGATTCTGCGATATAATCTGTCAGACATAACTTTTTTCCCCCTGGCAATGGCAACAGCAACCACCCCATACCAAGTGAAATCTGCCAGGATGTGCCCTGTAAAAAAGAAAAAAAGGCCTGCCATACCATATTCCCAGGCACTTGTTAAGTAACCGAGGCCTACAGTAGCCCACCATATAGTCCAGTAGGGATTTGAAAGGCTTACCAGCATTCCGGTCAAAACCGGGCCCACCAGAACCTTCTCCGGTCCACTCTGAAGTTCCAGTGAAATATTCCCCTGCCGGGCATCCCTAAGCATCCCGTATCCCATCCAGATAAGGAACAATCCGCCAACAATGCTGACTGTTATAATAAAGTACTGATTATTTAAAAAAGACTTCAGCCCCAGGATCAGGGCTGCAACCAGGGCCAGCTCCAGCAAAGCATGGCCTGCCATCAGAAGAGGCCCGGCCTTTGCCCCCCGCCTCGTTGTTTCACTAACCGTTACTGTAAGCAGTGGACCTGGCATCATGGCCCCCGAAAAACCAAGTATCCAGGATGTCACAAACAATTCCAGAAGCATTTTCAGGATCCTCCAATTTACTCTTGTTCAACCTGCCCATAACCGTTGA contains these protein-coding regions:
- a CDS encoding spore germination protein GerW family protein — translated: MDLKQNMDTIFSHLENMFKAKTVIGDPIVIGEVTLVPVVNVTFGIGTGGGEGKDAKDQGGGGVGAGTGARLTPAAVIVIKGDSVSMLPISGRGSLENVVAMVPEVLDKLKKTVQKENRDKEVTKRVE
- a CDS encoding LysE family transporter → MLLELFVTSWILGFSGAMMPGPLLTVTVSETTRRGAKAGPLLMAGHALLELALVAALILGLKSFLNNQYFIITVSIVGGLFLIWMGYGMLRDARQGNISLELQSGPEKVLVGPVLTGMLVSLSNPYWTIWWATVGLGYLTSAWEYGMAGLFFFFTGHILADFTWYGVVAVAIARGKKVMSDRLYRRIIAVCGAFLIGLALTFIWNGIVRIAG
- a CDS encoding signal peptidase I: MGNKILKLAGNAFIAVLVLVMVVLVFFTVGSKISPDGLPKLADYRLMVVLSGSMSPVFEAGDVIAVSGQKKQTEYQKGDVITFKDPEDTKRIVTHRVAEVVKDDTGVSYRTKGDANGSIDSKPVPADNVIGQQTIRIPYFGRVVEFAKTKQGLVWLIIVPGVLIIVSELRSIGKAITGEVEKKKQEAVAEPWSKE
- a CDS encoding DUF2953 domain-containing protein → MDWWAAILIVLWAVILLSIFTMIMPWSASITVSSPGEAGLRLQFLKRVLFLNILTSFSGQTEVSVAGLRFRLKKKEDTNHHRKEDSQEHKDVPEQDSIRRASLPGRLSAAVGALTPDTFIVLLRYFRGMIGDTDSRLEISGELGLGDPAATGIVCGMAYGLCGARGVVKVDIRPNFFEPVLAGKLKLTVTAVPMFILLRTLRTAFHPAIRRVWIALAVPPRRTAPGA